The following proteins are encoded in a genomic region of Variovorax paradoxus:
- a CDS encoding ABC transporter ATP-binding protein: MSFLRLTDVTKFYGATRAVSAMNLTVEKGEFVSLLGPSGCGKTTTLQMIAGFEAVSSGRIELAGKDITHAKANTRGLGIVFQTYALFPHMTVADNVSFGLEMRKMPKAERAERVKQALALVHLEAHAARYPRELSGGQRQRVALARALVIEPPVLLLDEPLSNLDAKLREEMQFELRQIQRKVGTTTVMVTHDQSEAMSISDRVVVMEGGCATQIDHPHRVYEHPSTRFISTFVGKANLLNARVTACGARSCHVEVASLTVEVDDTGYKPGDRVLMSVRPEKLQLVEAGRGRLDGQVRERFFLGSQWLYRLGTPAGDLMVLSPNDGREALDEGNATGIDWPAHCTRLLPAEEVAVAA, from the coding sequence ATGTCATTCCTACGGCTCACCGACGTGACCAAGTTCTACGGCGCCACCCGCGCCGTGTCGGCCATGAACCTCACGGTGGAGAAGGGCGAGTTCGTGTCGCTGCTCGGCCCCTCGGGCTGCGGCAAGACCACCACGCTGCAGATGATTGCGGGCTTCGAGGCCGTGTCGAGCGGGCGCATCGAGCTCGCGGGCAAGGACATCACGCATGCAAAGGCCAACACGCGAGGCCTGGGCATCGTGTTCCAGACCTACGCCCTCTTCCCGCACATGACGGTGGCCGACAACGTGAGCTTCGGCCTTGAGATGCGCAAGATGCCGAAAGCCGAACGCGCTGAACGGGTGAAGCAGGCGCTCGCGCTCGTTCATCTCGAAGCGCACGCCGCGCGCTACCCGCGCGAGCTCTCGGGCGGCCAGCGCCAGCGCGTGGCACTGGCCCGCGCGCTCGTGATCGAGCCGCCGGTGCTGCTGCTGGACGAACCGCTCTCCAACCTCGACGCCAAGCTGCGCGAGGAAATGCAGTTCGAGCTGCGCCAGATCCAGCGCAAGGTCGGCACCACCACGGTGATGGTCACGCACGACCAGAGCGAAGCCATGTCCATCAGCGACCGCGTGGTGGTGATGGAAGGCGGCTGCGCCACGCAGATCGACCACCCGCACCGCGTGTACGAGCACCCGAGCACGCGCTTCATTTCGACTTTCGTGGGCAAGGCCAACCTGCTGAACGCACGCGTCACGGCCTGTGGCGCGCGCAGCTGCCATGTCGAGGTCGCTTCGCTCACGGTCGAGGTGGACGACACCGGCTACAAGCCGGGCGACCGGGTGCTGATGAGCGTTCGCCCCGAAAAACTGCAGCTGGTGGAGGCCGGCCGCGGCCGCCTCGACGGCCAGGTACGGGAGCGCTTCTTCCTTGGCAGCCAATGGCTCTACCGCCTGGGCACGCCCGCCGGCGACCTGATGGTGCTGAGCCCCAACGACGGCCGCGAAGCACTCGACGAAGGCAACGCGACCGGCATCGACTGGCCCGCGCATTGCACGCGCCTGTTGCCGGCCGAAGAGGTGGCGGTGGCCGCATGA
- a CDS encoding ABC transporter permease, with translation MSGMKNKATPWWLSGPALLLFAALLMVPLALTAVLSFNVYDPATGPKAGEFTLEHYAHVFTDSYYHGIFWRTFWISGLVTLICVVVGAPEAYVLSRMRNPWRSVLLLVVLAPLLVSVVVRAFGWSMLLGPEGAVNGLLRLVGIGPVKMLYTETAVIVALVHVMLPFMVIPVWTSLQKLDAGVENAALSLKASHFTALRRIVLPQVMPGILSGSLIVFGLAASSFAIPGLLGGRRLKMVATVVYDEYLSELNWPLGAAVALTLLVANLIVMLSYNRLVEGRYKKALG, from the coding sequence ATGAGCGGAATGAAGAACAAGGCCACGCCATGGTGGCTGTCGGGCCCGGCGCTGCTGCTGTTCGCGGCCCTGCTGATGGTGCCGCTCGCGCTCACCGCCGTGCTCTCGTTCAATGTCTACGACCCGGCCACCGGACCGAAGGCCGGCGAGTTCACGCTGGAGCACTACGCGCACGTGTTCACCGACTCGTACTACCACGGCATCTTCTGGCGCACCTTCTGGATCTCGGGCCTCGTCACGCTGATCTGCGTAGTGGTCGGCGCGCCCGAGGCCTACGTGCTGAGCCGCATGCGCAACCCGTGGCGTTCGGTGCTGCTGCTGGTGGTGCTGGCGCCGCTGCTGGTTTCGGTGGTGGTGCGCGCCTTCGGCTGGAGCATGCTGCTCGGCCCCGAAGGTGCGGTGAACGGCCTGTTGCGGCTGGTCGGTATCGGGCCGGTGAAGATGCTCTACACCGAGACCGCGGTGATCGTCGCGCTGGTCCACGTGATGCTGCCCTTCATGGTGATTCCGGTGTGGACCTCGTTGCAGAAGCTCGATGCGGGCGTGGAGAACGCCGCACTGTCGCTCAAGGCGTCGCACTTCACCGCGCTCAGGCGCATCGTGCTGCCGCAGGTGATGCCGGGCATTCTCTCGGGCAGCCTGATCGTGTTCGGCCTGGCCGCAAGCTCGTTTGCGATTCCGGGGCTTTTGGGCGGGCGCCGGTTGAAGATGGTCGCGACGGTCGTTTACGACGAGTACCTCAGCGAATTGAACTGGCCCTTGGGCGCCGCCGTTGCACTCACGTTGCTTGTCGCGAATCTCATCGTGATGCTGAGCTACAACCGCCTCGTCGAAGGCCGCTACAAGAAAGCGCTCGGGTGA
- a CDS encoding ABC transporter permease, with protein sequence MTKNGPLALAFNALVITFMLAPLLVVCIVAFTPENTLTIPTTHFSLRWFEAVFAHPDFMQSFWNSLWLALASATIATLLAVPAGMAITRYAFPGRDFLNGLFLSPLIIPHLVLGVALLRLFALVGGTGSFGWLVMAHALIVTPYTLRLVVAALVGFDRSAEQAALSLGASQATMFRRITLPMILPGVTGGWLLAFINSFDEVTMSIFVTSPSTVTLPVRMYMYATESIDPLMAAVSALMVAVTAIAMVVLDRVYGLDRVLVGRR encoded by the coding sequence ATGACCAAGAACGGCCCTCTCGCCCTCGCGTTCAACGCGCTCGTCATCACCTTCATGCTGGCGCCGCTCCTGGTGGTGTGCATCGTCGCGTTCACGCCCGAGAACACGTTGACGATTCCGACCACGCATTTCTCACTACGCTGGTTCGAGGCCGTGTTCGCGCACCCCGACTTCATGCAATCGTTCTGGAACAGCCTGTGGCTTGCGCTGGCTTCGGCCACCATCGCCACGCTGCTCGCGGTACCGGCCGGCATGGCGATCACACGTTATGCGTTCCCCGGACGCGACTTCCTGAACGGCCTGTTCCTCTCGCCACTGATCATTCCGCACCTGGTGCTGGGCGTCGCCTTGCTGCGCCTGTTCGCGCTGGTGGGCGGCACGGGCAGCTTCGGCTGGCTGGTGATGGCGCATGCGCTGATCGTCACGCCCTACACGCTGCGGCTCGTGGTGGCCGCGCTCGTGGGTTTCGACCGCAGCGCCGAGCAGGCTGCGCTCTCGCTGGGCGCGAGCCAGGCCACGATGTTCCGGCGCATCACGCTGCCGATGATCCTGCCGGGCGTCACGGGCGGCTGGCTGCTGGCCTTCATCAACAGCTTCGACGAAGTGACGATGTCGATCTTCGTCACCTCCCCGAGCACGGTGACGCTGCCGGTGCGCATGTACATGTATGCGACCGAGTCGATCGATCCGCTGATGGCGGCGGTGTCGGCCCTGATGGTGGCGGTGACGGCCATCGCCATGGTGGTGCTCGACCGCGTCTATGGGCTGGACCGCGTGCTGGTGGGGCGCCGATAG
- a CDS encoding (2Fe-2S)-binding protein, translating into MSLPTLLQPLLHRVAETGRAAVPFTLDGRPASALAGDTVLTAVLTQATRLRRNEFSGEPRAGFCMMGACQDCWIATEQGERLRACSTFIAPGMALVTERGGA; encoded by the coding sequence ATGAGTCTGCCAACGCTTCTTCAACCGCTGCTGCATCGCGTGGCCGAGACCGGCCGCGCCGCGGTGCCCTTCACGCTCGACGGCCGGCCCGCTTCCGCGCTCGCGGGCGACACCGTGCTGACCGCGGTACTCACGCAAGCCACCCGGTTGCGGCGCAACGAGTTCAGCGGCGAACCGCGCGCGGGCTTCTGCATGATGGGCGCCTGCCAGGATTGCTGGATCGCCACCGAGCAAGGCGAGCGGCTGCGCGCCTGTTCGACCTTCATTGCGCCGGGCATGGCGCTGGTCACCGAGCGAGGCGGCGCATGA